One Lampris incognitus isolate fLamInc1 chromosome 14, fLamInc1.hap2, whole genome shotgun sequence DNA window includes the following coding sequences:
- the oprk1 gene encoding kappa-type opioid receptor, with product MDSAIVHIYKEDRCASAHPEDCVPNSTCQPGAPHAFDSSANETWEAAAEPMSPIIPIIAAVYSVVFVVGLVGNCLVMYVIIRYTKMKTATNIYIFNLAVADALVTTTIPFQSTDYLLNSWPFGEVVCKVFISIDYYNMFTSIFTLTMMSVDRYVAVCHPIKALDFRTPVKAKLINMLIWVLSSAAGIPVMILGSTQTNNGTTECALQFPDPYIYWDTLMKICVFIFAFVVPLIIISVCYTLMVLRLKSVRLLSGSREKDRNLRRITRLVLVVVAVFVVCWTPIHIFILVRALSTEVPETTAVMAAYFFCVALGYTNSSLNPILYAFLDENFKRCFRDFCYPRSRGAMDSRGVRSMLQHHSCPAEVHGEGSQARPV from the exons ATGGACAGCGCTATTGTGCACATCTACAAAGAGGACAGGTGCGCCTCGGCGCACCCGGAGGACTGCGTGCCAAACTCCACCTGTCAGCCCGGCGCCCCGCACGCCTTCGACTCCTCCGCCAACGAGACCTGGGAGGCTGCAGCCGAGCCCATGTCGCCCATCATCCCCATCATAGCCGCGGTCTACTCCGTGGTGTTCGTGGTGGGTCTGGTGGGCAACTGCTTGGTGATGTATGTCATCATCAG GTACACCAAAATGAAAACAGCCACCAATATCTACATCTTCAACCTGGCTGTGGCCGACGCCCTGGTCACCACCACCATTCCCTTCCAGAGCACCGACTACCTCCTCAACTCCTGGCCCTTTGGCGAGGTGGTGTGCAAGGTGTTCATCTCCATCGATTACTACAACATGTTCACCAGCATCTTCACCTTGACCATGATGAGCGTGGACCGCTACGTGGCCGTATGCCATCCCATCAAGGCCCTGGACTTCCGCACACCCGTCAAAGCCAAGCTCATCAACATGCTCATTTGGGTGCTGTCGTCTGCCGCCGGGATCCCTGTCATGATCCTGGGCAGCACTCAGACCAACAATG GAACAACGGAGTGCGCCTTGCAGTTCCCCGACCCCTACATCTACTGGGACACCCTGATGAAGATCTGTGTCTTCATCTTCGCTTTCGTGGTGcccctcatcatcatcagcgtCTGCTACACACTGATGGTGTTGCGGCTTAAGAGCGTTCGCCTGCTGTCTGGATCCCGTGAGAAGGACCGCAACCTGCGGCGGATCACGCgtctggtgctggtggtggtggctgtCTTCGTGGTGTGCTGGACGCCCATCCACATCTTCATCCTGGTCAGGGCGCTCTCAACTGAAGTGCCCGAGACCACGGCCGTCATGGCCGCATACTTCTTCTGCGTGGCGTTAGGCTACACCAACAGCAGCCTCAACCCCATCCTGTACGCCTTCTTGGATGAGAATTTCAAGAGGTGCTTCAGGGACTTTTGCTACCCCAGATCCCGGGGAGCCATGGACAGCCGGGGCGTCAGGAGCATGCTCCAACACCATTCCTGCCCTGCAGAAGTCCATGGAGAGGGAAGCCAGGCCAGGCCTGTATGA